One Pseudomonadota bacterium DNA segment encodes these proteins:
- a CDS encoding DUF3455 domain-containing protein, translating to MTTLRLLPSLLCAMTLLAACQPIIPPATQASVNVPERLRVPPGRSVVLEAQARGAQIYECKVRTDNGQAFEWSLKAPDANLFDSGGKRIGHHYAGPTWAAADGSKVIGEVKHKIDSPSTSAIPWLLIAAKSNEGEGIFGRVRWIQRINTVGGIAPLNGCSHTEISKEARVDYTATYIFYASAR from the coding sequence ATGACGACTCTTCGCCTTCTACCGTCGCTGCTCTGTGCGATGACTCTGCTCGCCGCCTGTCAACCAATCATCCCACCCGCAACGCAGGCTTCAGTGAACGTTCCCGAACGGCTAAGGGTCCCGCCGGGCCGCTCCGTGGTCCTTGAGGCGCAAGCCAGAGGTGCACAGATTTATGAATGCAAAGTCAGGACGGACAACGGGCAAGCGTTCGAGTGGTCCTTGAAAGCGCCAGACGCCAATCTCTTTGACTCGGGAGGTAAGCGCATCGGGCACCATTATGCCGGCCCCACCTGGGCGGCCGCCGACGGTAGTAAGGTCATTGGCGAGGTTAAGCACAAGATTGATTCTCCGAGCACATCCGCCATCCCCTGGCTACTGATTGCTGCGAAATCCAATGAAGGCGAGGGCATATTCGGTCGCGTGAGATGGATACAGCGCATCAACACCGTGGGCGGCATAGCGCCCTTGAACGGCTGCAGCCACACGGAGATCAGCAAAGAGGCCCGCGTCGATTACACGGCGACTTATATATTCTACGCTTCGGCCCGCTAG